The proteins below are encoded in one region of Ephemeroptericola cinctiostellae:
- the ftsW gene encoding putative lipid II flippase FtsW, translating to MKLFKTITAGAQEKDETPNFLRAPSLARQEVDWVVLWVPVLLMFWGLIMVYSASIALPDSARYKNYSHYAFLLRHAAGIAVGLVVGLFAFRVPTKTWEKLAPLMFVGTLFLLVVVLVVGRDVGGGRRWLPLGIMNLQPSELMKIAAALYAASYCVRKQENIRDIGKGVVPMVVVMGIVGILLMAEPDLGALMVIVSIVMGVIFIGGVNYKVFAAMVASLLVGFAAMVIFTPWRAARLFAYLDPWTKDNSEGKAYQLTQSLIAFGRGELFGVGLGDSVQKMFYLPEAHTDFILAVIGEEFGLLGVWTVIIAFTVLVRRLFSIAREAMAFDRVFQSLAVQGIAIWFGAQGFINMGVNMGVLPTKGLTLPFISYGGSGILVNCLAIAFVLRVDYENRRLMRGEEV from the coding sequence ATGAAGCTGTTTAAAACCATCACCGCAGGCGCACAGGAAAAAGATGAGACCCCAAACTTTCTGCGTGCACCGAGTTTGGCGCGCCAAGAGGTGGATTGGGTTGTGCTGTGGGTGCCTGTGTTGTTGATGTTTTGGGGGCTGATCATGGTGTATTCAGCCAGCATCGCTTTGCCAGATTCTGCGCGGTATAAGAATTACAGCCATTACGCTTTTTTACTGCGCCATGCGGCAGGGATTGCAGTGGGCTTGGTGGTCGGGCTGTTCGCATTTCGTGTGCCGACCAAAACATGGGAAAAGCTTGCGCCTTTGATGTTTGTGGGTACTTTGTTTCTGTTGGTGGTGGTGTTGGTGGTTGGGCGCGATGTGGGCGGTGGTCGCCGCTGGTTACCGCTGGGCATCATGAATTTACAACCATCGGAGTTGATGAAGATTGCCGCTGCATTGTATGCCGCCAGTTATTGTGTGCGCAAGCAAGAAAACATCCGTGACATTGGCAAAGGTGTGGTGCCGATGGTGGTGGTGATGGGCATTGTTGGGATTTTGTTGATGGCCGAGCCTGATTTGGGCGCGTTGATGGTGATTGTATCGATTGTGATGGGGGTGATCTTCATCGGTGGTGTGAATTATAAAGTGTTCGCTGCGATGGTGGCGAGCTTGTTGGTGGGGTTTGCCGCAATGGTGATTTTCACGCCGTGGCGTGCTGCGCGCTTGTTTGCTTATTTGGATCCTTGGACAAAAGACAACTCGGAAGGCAAGGCGTATCAGTTGACGCAATCGTTGATTGCATTTGGGCGCGGGGAGTTGTTTGGCGTGGGGTTGGGTGACTCGGTGCAAAAAATGTTTTATTTGCCTGAGGCGCACACCGATTTTATTTTGGCGGTGATTGGTGAAGAGTTTGGTTTGCTTGGCGTTTGGACGGTCATCATTGCTTTTACGGTGCTGGTGCGTCGTTTGTTTTCGATTGCACGAGAAGCCATGGCGTTTGATCGGGTGTTTCAGTCATTGGCGGTGCAAGGGATTGCGATTTGGTTTGGTGCGCAAGGCTTCATCAACATGGGCGTGAACATGGGCGTTTTGCCCACCAAAGGGTTGACGTTACCGTTCATCAGTTACGGTGGTTCAGGGATTTTAGTGAATTGTTTGGCAATTGCATTTGTGTTGCGCGTGGATTATGAAAATCGTCGCTTGATGCGTGGAGAAGAGGTATGA
- the murG gene encoding undecaprenyldiphospho-muramoylpentapeptide beta-N-acetylglucosaminyltransferase yields the protein MSQKTIMIMAGGTGGHIMPGLAVAHELMQQGHKVVWLGGVMSSMEAKLVPQHGVEFNSVEFGGVRGKGWSTKLLFPIRLAKAVAQARAVFKQVKPDVVLGMGGYITVPGGLAAKMAGVPIVLHEQNSIVGLSNKLLAKIAQRVLSGFPNALPDAEWVGNPVKQAIVDVQEPDARYATHIGAFKIAVVGGSLGAQALNTVVPQALALMPEATRPEVIHQAGEKMIAALREGYAQAGVNAECVPFINDMAALYAQVDLLICRSGAMTVSELAAAGVPSIMVPFPFAVDDHQTSNAKLLTDVGAGMCIAQSSLTAQRLADELGRLTRDGLRVQAIKARTVAKPNATRDVARVCLDVAQAS from the coding sequence ATGAGTCAGAAGACCATCATGATCATGGCGGGTGGTACGGGTGGACACATCATGCCTGGACTGGCGGTGGCGCACGAATTGATGCAGCAGGGGCATAAAGTGGTGTGGCTTGGTGGCGTGATGAGCAGCATGGAGGCCAAACTGGTGCCTCAGCATGGGGTTGAGTTCAACAGCGTTGAGTTTGGCGGTGTGCGCGGCAAAGGTTGGTCAACGAAATTGTTGTTCCCGATTCGTTTGGCAAAAGCGGTGGCGCAAGCACGCGCGGTGTTTAAGCAGGTTAAACCCGATGTGGTGTTGGGCATGGGCGGGTACATCACTGTGCCGGGCGGTTTGGCCGCAAAGATGGCGGGTGTGCCGATTGTGTTGCATGAACAAAACTCGATTGTGGGCCTGTCTAATAAACTATTGGCAAAAATAGCCCAACGTGTATTGTCTGGGTTCCCCAATGCCTTGCCCGACGCAGAGTGGGTGGGTAATCCTGTGAAACAGGCGATTGTGGATGTACAAGAGCCTGATGCGCGTTACGCGACGCACATCGGGGCATTTAAAATTGCGGTGGTTGGCGGCAGTTTGGGTGCGCAGGCTTTGAATACTGTTGTACCGCAGGCCTTGGCTTTGATGCCTGAGGCGACGCGCCCAGAGGTCATTCATCAAGCGGGTGAGAAAATGATTGCAGCGTTGCGTGAAGGTTATGCGCAAGCCGGCGTGAACGCGGAGTGCGTGCCGTTCATCAATGACATGGCCGCGTTGTATGCGCAAGTGGATCTGTTGATTTGTCGTTCAGGGGCAATGACGGTGAGTGAGTTGGCGGCGGCAGGTGTGCCGAGCATCATGGTGCCATTCCCTTTTGCCGTGGATGACCACCAGACCAGCAATGCAAAGCTATTGACCGATGTCGGTGCGGGCATGTGCATTGCACAAAGCAGTTTGACTGCACAAAGATTGGCGGATGAGTTGGGTCGACTCACCCGCGATGGCTTGAGGGTTCAGGCCATCAAAGCACGAACAGTTGCCAAGCCAAATGCCACACGGGACGTTGCGCGGGTGTGTTTGGATGTGGCACAAGCAAGTTAG